Proteins encoded by one window of Mycolicibacterium cosmeticum:
- a CDS encoding ABC transporter ATP-binding protein/permease, which produces MDMFTPTLDWGAELPKSLWWIATVWLYTAIPTLVILTLLARFTTWGRQFWRITGGYFTGRDSIVVWLWLAGILLSVIIGVRLDVLLSYQGNDMMTAAQTAFEGIGSDNQALKDSGVSGFWWAWAHFAVLATVHVARVMLDLFVTQRFLIRWRAWLTGHLTGDWLDGKAYYRARFIDDTIDNPDQRIQSDIDVFTNGAGPLPANPNTLSANMLLFGAIEAIVSVGSFAVILWNLSGDLSLFGATLPRAMFWIGIVYVVVATIIAFWIGRPIIELSFRNEKFNAAFRYALVRLRDAAEAVAFYRGERAERVQLRERFAPVVDNYKRFINRSVKFYGWNLSISQIIVPLPWVIQAPRMFAGQIKLGDISQTSSAFSQIQGGLSYFRNTYDQFAGWRASIIRLHGLVVANEKGRALPELTCEPSRNCLVELDGVEVRTPLGEPLIEDLNLQLESGDTLIVTGRSGAGKTTLLRSLAQLWPFTSGTFRYPQAENETMFLSQMPYVPLGDLRAVVSYPQEPGSIPDERLHWALQKVSLPQCSKRLAEVADWAKVLSPGEQQRIAFARVLLTRPRAVFMDEATSALDEGLEYTMYALIREELPETILVSVTHRSTVGQHHEKHLHLHGAGRWSIGDVGREVEDQVTPV; this is translated from the coding sequence ATGGATATGTTCACCCCCACGCTGGATTGGGGCGCCGAGCTACCGAAATCGCTGTGGTGGATCGCCACGGTCTGGCTCTATACGGCGATACCGACCCTGGTCATCCTCACCCTGCTCGCGCGGTTCACCACCTGGGGGCGGCAGTTCTGGCGGATCACCGGTGGCTACTTCACGGGCCGCGACAGCATCGTGGTGTGGTTGTGGCTGGCGGGCATCCTGCTGTCGGTGATCATCGGGGTCCGCCTCGACGTGTTGCTGAGTTACCAGGGCAACGACATGATGACCGCGGCCCAGACCGCCTTCGAGGGCATCGGCAGCGACAACCAGGCCCTCAAGGACTCCGGTGTCAGTGGCTTCTGGTGGGCGTGGGCGCATTTCGCGGTCCTGGCGACGGTGCACGTCGCCCGTGTCATGTTGGACCTCTTCGTCACGCAGCGGTTCCTGATTCGCTGGCGCGCGTGGCTCACCGGTCATCTGACCGGTGACTGGCTGGACGGCAAGGCCTACTATCGCGCCCGGTTCATCGACGACACCATCGACAACCCGGACCAGCGCATCCAGTCCGATATCGACGTCTTCACCAATGGAGCGGGCCCGCTGCCGGCCAACCCCAACACGCTGAGCGCCAACATGCTGCTGTTCGGCGCGATCGAGGCGATCGTGAGCGTCGGCTCGTTCGCCGTCATCCTGTGGAACCTGTCCGGTGACCTCTCCTTGTTCGGGGCCACGCTGCCCAGGGCGATGTTCTGGATCGGCATCGTCTACGTCGTGGTGGCCACCATCATCGCGTTCTGGATCGGCCGCCCGATCATCGAATTGAGCTTCCGGAACGAGAAGTTCAACGCCGCCTTCCGGTACGCCCTGGTGCGTTTGCGGGACGCCGCCGAAGCGGTGGCCTTCTACCGCGGTGAACGAGCCGAGCGGGTGCAGCTGCGGGAACGCTTCGCCCCGGTCGTCGACAACTACAAACGCTTCATCAACCGGTCCGTGAAGTTCTACGGCTGGAACCTTTCGATCAGCCAGATCATTGTTCCGTTGCCGTGGGTGATCCAGGCGCCGCGGATGTTCGCCGGGCAGATCAAGCTCGGTGACATCTCACAGACGTCGTCGGCGTTCAGCCAGATCCAGGGCGGACTGTCGTACTTCCGCAACACCTACGACCAGTTCGCCGGCTGGCGGGCGTCCATCATCCGTCTGCACGGCCTGGTGGTCGCCAACGAGAAGGGCCGGGCGCTGCCCGAGCTGACCTGCGAACCCAGCCGGAACTGCCTGGTCGAACTCGACGGTGTCGAGGTGCGCACCCCGTTGGGGGAACCGCTGATCGAGGATCTGAACCTGCAGCTGGAAAGCGGTGACACCCTGATCGTCACCGGCCGGTCGGGGGCGGGCAAGACGACCCTGCTGCGCAGCCTGGCGCAGTTGTGGCCGTTCACCTCGGGGACCTTCCGTTACCCGCAGGCCGAGAACGAGACGATGTTCCTGTCGCAGATGCCGTATGTGCCGCTGGGCGATCTACGGGCGGTGGTGTCCTATCCGCAGGAGCCGGGCAGCATCCCCGACGAGCGGCTGCACTGGGCACTGCAGAAGGTGTCCCTGCCGCAATGCTCCAAGCGGTTGGCCGAGGTGGCCGACTGGGCCAAGGTGCTCTCCCCCGGCGAGCAGCAGCGCATCGCGTTCGCGCGGGTGCTGCTGACGCGACCGCGGGCGGTGTTCATGGACGAGGCCACCTCCGCGCTCGACGAGGGCCTGGAGTACACCATGTACGCGTTGATCCGGGAGGAGCTGCCGGAAACCATCCTGGTCAGCGTCACCCACCGCAGCACCGTGGGCCAGCACCACGAGAAGCATCTGCACCTGCACGGCGCCGGGCGCTGGTCGATCGGCGACGTGGGCCGCGAAGTCGAGGACCAAGTCACCCCCGTGTGA
- the secA2 gene encoding accessory Sec system translocase SecA2, with protein MSSKPSKTPKAAKQGRLSNRFWKLLGASTDKDQAKSMTLVRDSENFDAKAADLDDEQLRKAAGLLNLDELAESADIPQFLAIAREAADRAITLRPFDVQLLGALRMLAGDVVEMATGEGKTLAGAIAAAGYAIGGRKVHVISVNDYLARRDAEWMGPLLAAMGLTVGWITADSTPAQRRDAYACDVVYGSVNEIGFDVLRDQLVTSVDDLVSPRPDVALIDEADSVLVDEALVPLVLAGTSHRESPRLEIIRLVGELQPGTDYETDAERRNVQLTDTGARKLEKALGGIDIYSEENVSTTLTEVNVALHAHVLLERDVHYIVRDDAVHLINASRGRIASLQRWPDGLQAAVEAKEGIDITETGEVLDTITVQALINRYPTVCGMTGTALAAGEQLRQFYKLGVSPIPPNTPNVREDEPDRVYITAAAKNAAIVEHIAEVHRTGQPILVGTRDVAESEELHERLLKAGIPAVVLNAKNDAEEAAVIAEAGTLNRVTVSTQMAGRGTDIRLGGSDESDHDAVAELGGLHVIGTGRHFTERLDNQLRGRAGRQGDPGSSVFFSSWEDDVVVAHLEPNKLPLQVDEDGRITSPKAAALLDHAQRVAEGKLLDLHANTWRYNQLTAQQRAILVDRRNTLLTTDAAREELAERSPKRYEQIAEQVSEERLTEIARLIMLYHLDRGWADHLAYLADIRESISLRALGRQNPLDEFHRMAVDAFASLAADAIEAAQQTFETANIVDGEVGLDLSRLARPTSTWTYMIHDDPMADDSMSALSLPGVFR; from the coding sequence GTGAGTTCCAAACCCTCGAAGACCCCCAAGGCGGCCAAGCAGGGCCGCTTGAGCAATCGGTTCTGGAAGCTGCTCGGCGCCAGCACCGACAAGGACCAGGCCAAGTCGATGACGCTGGTCCGCGACTCGGAGAACTTCGACGCGAAGGCCGCGGATCTCGACGACGAGCAGCTGCGCAAGGCCGCCGGGCTGCTGAACCTGGACGAGCTGGCCGAGTCCGCCGACATCCCGCAGTTCCTGGCCATCGCCAGGGAGGCTGCCGACCGCGCCATCACGCTGCGCCCGTTCGACGTGCAGTTGCTCGGGGCCCTGCGGATGCTGGCCGGCGACGTGGTGGAGATGGCCACCGGTGAGGGCAAGACGCTGGCCGGCGCGATCGCCGCCGCCGGCTACGCCATCGGCGGCCGCAAGGTGCACGTCATCTCGGTCAACGACTACCTGGCCCGCCGCGACGCCGAATGGATGGGTCCGCTGCTGGCGGCGATGGGCCTGACGGTCGGCTGGATCACCGCCGACTCCACCCCGGCGCAACGCCGCGACGCCTACGCCTGCGACGTCGTCTACGGCTCGGTCAACGAGATCGGCTTCGACGTGCTGCGCGATCAGCTGGTCACCTCCGTCGACGATCTGGTGTCGCCCAGGCCCGACGTGGCCCTCATCGACGAAGCCGACTCCGTGCTGGTCGACGAGGCGTTGGTGCCGCTGGTGCTGGCCGGCACCTCGCACCGGGAGAGTCCGCGGCTGGAGATCATCCGGCTGGTCGGCGAGCTGCAGCCGGGAACCGACTACGAAACCGACGCCGAACGGCGCAACGTTCAACTCACCGACACCGGCGCCCGCAAGCTGGAGAAGGCGCTCGGCGGCATCGACATCTACTCCGAGGAGAACGTCAGCACCACGCTGACCGAGGTGAACGTGGCGCTGCACGCGCATGTGCTGCTCGAGCGCGACGTGCACTACATCGTGCGCGACGACGCCGTGCACCTGATCAACGCCTCCCGCGGGCGGATCGCCTCCCTGCAGCGCTGGCCCGACGGCCTGCAGGCAGCGGTGGAGGCCAAGGAGGGCATCGACATCACCGAGACCGGCGAGGTGCTGGACACCATCACGGTGCAGGCGCTGATCAACCGGTATCCGACGGTGTGCGGGATGACCGGTACCGCACTGGCGGCCGGCGAGCAGTTGCGCCAGTTCTACAAGCTGGGGGTGTCGCCCATTCCGCCGAACACCCCGAACGTCCGCGAGGACGAGCCGGACCGGGTGTACATCACCGCCGCCGCCAAGAACGCCGCCATCGTGGAGCACATCGCCGAGGTGCACCGCACCGGACAGCCCATCCTGGTCGGCACCCGCGACGTCGCCGAATCCGAGGAGCTGCACGAGCGGCTGCTCAAGGCCGGCATTCCCGCCGTCGTGCTGAACGCCAAGAACGACGCCGAGGAGGCGGCCGTGATCGCCGAGGCGGGCACCCTGAACCGGGTGACCGTGTCGACCCAGATGGCCGGTCGTGGTACGGATATCCGGCTGGGTGGATCGGACGAATCTGATCATGATGCCGTGGCCGAGCTGGGTGGGCTGCATGTCATCGGCACCGGACGGCACTTCACCGAGCGGCTGGACAACCAGCTGCGCGGCCGGGCCGGGCGTCAGGGCGACCCGGGGTCCTCGGTGTTCTTCTCCAGCTGGGAGGACGACGTGGTGGTCGCCCATCTGGAACCCAACAAGCTGCCCCTGCAGGTCGACGAGGACGGCCGGATCACCAGCCCCAAGGCCGCCGCCCTGCTCGACCACGCGCAACGGGTGGCCGAGGGCAAACTGCTTGACCTGCATGCCAATACGTGGCGGTACAACCAGTTGACGGCGCAGCAACGGGCTATCCTGGTGGACCGGCGCAACACGCTGCTGACCACCGACGCGGCCCGCGAGGAACTGGCCGAGCGTTCGCCCAAGCGTTACGAGCAGATCGCCGAGCAGGTTTCGGAGGAGCGGCTGACCGAGATCGCCCGGCTGATCATGCTGTACCACCTGGACCGCGGCTGGGCCGACCACCTGGCCTACCTGGCCGACATCCGGGAGAGCATCAGCCTGCGGGCACTGGGCAGGCAGAACCCGCTCGACGAGTTCCACCGGATGGCCGTGGATGCGTTCGCCTCGCTGGCCGCCGACGCCATCGAGGCCGCGCAGCAGACCTTCGAGACGGCCAATATCGTCGATGGTGAAGTGGGATTGGACCTTTCCCGGCTGGCCCGGCCGACCTCGACGTGGACCTACATGATCCACGACGATCCGATGGCCGACGATTCCATGTCGGCGCTGAGCCTGCCGGGCGTGTTCCGCTAG
- a CDS encoding ABC transporter ATP-binding protein/permease — protein sequence MEMFSQSLDWGNEILASLWWIAKAWTISAVVMVAVTAFLARCTGWGRQFWHVTGGYFVGRQSIPVWTLLGVLLLSVMVSVRMDVLFSYYANDQSTALQVAFEGASSGNAAVRDSGIDGFWKSILIFVALVAADITRTLVDLYLMQYFIIRWRVWLTDHLTGDWLEDRAYYRGRFLGAFGGEPVDNPDQRIQQDIDVFTTGTGPETNTPTVGTAQTLAFGTVNAVLSVVAFTPILWNLAGPLTILGVTIPKALFWLALLWVAVTTVVAFWIGRPIIGLTFRNERTNAAFRYALVRIRDAAEAVSLYRGEDAERRALGGRFAAIIANYRRLVLRGVAFLGWNRSISQVISPLPLVVQAPRLFAGELKFGDVMQSAGAFGSVQSSLSFFRAVYDAFAGYRAAIIRLDGLVTANEQARALPRLTATDSDDGGVTIADVRVCSPLGEQLVNALDVRLGPGDTLVITGPSGTGKTTLLRSVAQMWPYASGSASHPADAMFLSQLPYAPLGDLRAVVGYPAPPGTYPDDAIRAALDAVTLGHLTARLDEETDWGKQLSPGEQQRIAFARVLLARPAAVFLDEATSALDPGQEFAMYRTLREALPDTIVVSVSHRDSVDRHHRQRLELLGAGRWRLAPV from the coding sequence ATGGAGATGTTCAGCCAGTCGCTGGACTGGGGAAACGAGATCCTCGCGTCGCTGTGGTGGATCGCCAAGGCATGGACGATCAGTGCGGTCGTCATGGTGGCGGTCACCGCGTTCCTCGCCAGGTGCACCGGCTGGGGCCGGCAGTTCTGGCATGTCACCGGCGGGTATTTCGTTGGGCGCCAGAGCATTCCGGTGTGGACACTGCTGGGCGTGCTGCTGCTGTCGGTGATGGTCTCGGTCCGGATGGACGTGCTGTTCAGCTACTACGCCAACGACCAGTCCACCGCTCTGCAGGTCGCCTTCGAGGGCGCCAGCTCCGGCAACGCGGCGGTGCGCGACTCCGGGATCGACGGGTTCTGGAAGTCGATCCTGATCTTCGTGGCGCTGGTCGCCGCCGATATCACCCGCACCCTGGTGGACCTGTACCTCATGCAGTACTTCATCATCCGGTGGCGGGTTTGGCTGACCGACCACCTCACCGGTGACTGGCTCGAGGACCGGGCCTACTACCGCGGGCGGTTCCTCGGCGCGTTCGGCGGCGAACCGGTCGACAACCCCGACCAGCGCATCCAGCAGGACATCGACGTGTTCACCACCGGCACCGGGCCCGAGACCAACACCCCGACGGTGGGAACGGCGCAGACGCTGGCGTTCGGCACCGTCAACGCGGTGCTGTCCGTCGTCGCGTTCACGCCGATCCTGTGGAACCTGGCCGGGCCGCTGACCATCCTGGGGGTGACGATTCCCAAGGCGCTGTTCTGGTTGGCTCTGCTCTGGGTGGCGGTGACGACGGTGGTCGCGTTCTGGATCGGCCGCCCGATCATCGGGCTGACCTTCCGCAACGAACGGACCAATGCGGCGTTCCGCTATGCGCTGGTGCGTATCCGGGATGCCGCCGAGGCGGTCAGCCTGTACCGCGGCGAGGACGCCGAGCGGCGCGCCCTGGGCGGCCGGTTCGCGGCGATCATCGCCAACTACCGCCGACTGGTGCTGCGCGGGGTGGCGTTCCTGGGCTGGAACCGGTCCATCAGCCAGGTCATCTCGCCCCTGCCGCTGGTGGTGCAGGCGCCCCGCCTGTTCGCCGGTGAGCTCAAGTTCGGTGACGTCATGCAGTCGGCCGGGGCGTTCGGTTCGGTGCAGAGCTCGTTGAGCTTCTTCCGCGCCGTGTACGACGCGTTCGCCGGCTACCGCGCTGCCATCATCCGGCTGGACGGCTTGGTCACCGCCAATGAACAGGCCAGGGCGCTACCACGATTGACCGCGACGGACAGCGACGACGGCGGGGTCACGATCGCCGATGTGCGGGTGTGCTCGCCGCTGGGCGAGCAACTCGTCAACGCGCTGGACGTGCGGCTGGGCCCCGGCGACACCTTGGTGATCACCGGCCCGTCGGGCACCGGCAAGACGACCCTGCTGCGCAGTGTGGCCCAAATGTGGCCCTACGCATCGGGTTCGGCGAGCCACCCGGCCGACGCGATGTTCCTGTCCCAGCTGCCCTACGCCCCGCTCGGTGACCTGCGCGCCGTCGTCGGCTACCCGGCCCCGCCCGGCACCTACCCCGACGATGCCATCCGCGCCGCGCTGGACGCCGTCACACTGGGGCATCTGACCGCCCGGCTGGACGAGGAAACCGACTGGGGCAAACAGCTTTCACCCGGTGAGCAGCAGCGCATCGCGTTCGCCAGGGTGCTGCTGGCCCGGCCGGCGGCGGTGTTCCTGGACGAGGCGACCTCGGCGCTGGACCCGGGGCAGGAATTCGCGATGTACCGCACCTTGCGTGAGGCGTTGCCCGACACCATCGTGGTCAGCGTCAGCCACCGCGACAGTGTCGACCGCCACCACCGCCAGCGGCTGGAACTGCTCGGTGCGGGACGGTGGCGGCTGGCGCCGGTATAG